AGTTAGCCAGTGATCCTACTATTCCTACAATAAGTAGTTTAGATATGAAGAATAAGTtaaaggaaagacttccaagtatATCTTTACCAAACTTAGAAGGAGAATCATCACTGACTGGAAATACCAATGTAAGCACATGTCGCATGTCAAAATCATTAAGTCTCACTTCCCACATAGAAAACTTAAAACAGTCAATGGTGCTCAAGTCAATTTTAAGTGAAAATCAGCAAGACCTTTCAGatcatttattttctaaaccAGAAGTGCCTATAGACactgaagcaagaaaaaaaagccatagCTCTCCACTTCTGAGTGTTCATGTTATACCATCCAGTAGTTTGGAAGacaacatatttgaaaaaatccaAGATTTAAATAGTGGGCTTTCAAAAGCAGACATTTTGAATTCAAAATCTCTTGTAAATCCAGTAATTAAAGAGATTTCTGCAGTTTCACTTTCAGAAGGTGGGCCAGGAAATTATCCAGAAGTAGAAACGGAATTTGTCTCTGAAAAACACTTAGAGGCTGGCGAGATAGCTTTTCCaatgaaaaaaaagagtagtttCAAAAAGAAGCATTTAGAAAGTAAAGAATATAGCGCCCAACCAGGTTCCCCTGGCATCAGGCCTGACTTTGTTATAAAGCAAATATTCACTGCCCCGGTCTTCTCCGAGTTGGAGACAGGAGTGGAAGAAACGAGTGAGACACAGATGAACTGGGAGACTTTACCTTCAAATATCCTAGTTCACTATGAGGAAAGCAATGACAAAATAGAATTGCCAGAGGCCAAATCTGTTATAAGCCAGATGATACAAACATTTCCTATAGAAACTCTTTTAGAATCTGGGATAATCAAAGTGATAGAAAAAGAATATGAGGAGAGTTCTTCGCTGGATACAGAAGCAGCCTTcactgaagagaaaccagagtactCCACCGAGGATTATTCAGACATCGAAAACAGAACAGATTCTCTTTCAAAGCAGAATATATTCATCGTTCCCAAAGAAACCGCTTCTTTTTTAAGTAGAGTTGAATTTATAGATGCAGGCCAAAATATATGCCCACAAGATTCAACATATCAGTCAACACCAGATAAAAAAACAGATCTGCCCAGTAATGGTCAGAGACTTGTTAGAGAAGACAGTGATCTATGTTCTATCTCAACACCAGATGAAAAAACAGATCTGCCCAGTAATGGTCAGAGACTTGTTAGAGAAGACAGTGATCTATGTTCTATCTCAACACCAGATAAAAAAACAGATCTGCCCAGTAATGGTCAGAGACTTGTTAGAGAAGAAAGTGATCTATGTTCtgtcttaaaaaatttaagtaacttgTTAATGGGTAAACTTAATGAGTCAGAGGTAATAGTGTTAGAATCCTTTTTCAAAAACgtgtttaatgttttttttaaatataatcagtctaaagaaagaagacaaccagaaaaagaattagaaaaactaattcaaaatccTTTTCCAAATAACACAGAAGACCTTGAAGAAATCGAAGAGCATTTTGATAAAGCAGACAAATTAGACAGAAAACCTAATTTGAATCCAAAGCTGCGCGTGTTTCTAGAAGCACTCTcagagtcagaaataaaaattttaaaatctgaattaaGTAAACGTATCCAGCACTACCTTGTAGAAAAACTCTCCGAATCAGGACATATCACCAAACAGGACTTACCGAAAATCTATCAAAATCTGTATGTGCTGAATGAGAACGCAGAACCAGAAGGTCAAAATGTTTTTCTGGAGAAATATTCAGAAACTGTGAAAGAAACCATGtcctttgtaaataattttaatcatcattttatagataaacatttagaaataaagctgagatcttttttaaatgaaatttttccAAACGTTTTCCTAAAAAATCTTTCAGGAAGCAGTTTATTCAAAGAGACAGAATCTAAACCTATGCGCTCAAACATATATTCTTTCAGAACAGGAAGTGCTTCAATATCTTTTCATGAGTTAAGACAGGATATTTCAAGGGGGAGTTTTGGTAGAAGTCTtgaaataaacatgaaatatcCTTTAAATAAATCTCTGCAAAAGTATCTATTAGTTTTATCTGAAAATGaactattaaatttaaaaactgatttaagCAAATACCTCCAGAGACTTTTTATAGAAAAACTTTCAAAATCAGGACTAATCACTGACAGGCAATTAGAGGGAATCAACAACCATATGAACTTGATTAATTCTAGTTCCACAccattaaaatgtataaagccaGATTTATCTTTTAGAGATGAAAATCAGCTTATGGAGAAGCATTCAGAAAAGcaaaccaaatattcaaaaattgtTTCTCAAGCCACTTTACAAAAAGTTTCTGAGGATAAAGTTGTAGAAACAGAATTgaccaggaagaaagaaaaggagtatTTTCCCTTaaagaacattaaagaaaatccatcaataattaaagaacagaaaagataCCCTAAAGAAGGAGCTAAAACACCGACTATAATTAAAGCACAAACTTCTTCCAACAAAAATACCCAAGCAATTCCATTAAAGAAGTCATCAGAAATACTTACAGATGTAGTActtaagaaacaaaggaaagaacatgGTTTCATGCAGCTTCCTCAAGcagaaaattttgattttaaaacagAGATTCAAGACCTCCGTAGTTGGTGCGGTAAATCAAAAAGGACTCAATCAAATGCTTGCTTTGAAAGGACACCAAAAATGAAGTTCTTTGAAAAACAGGAGCATAACATCTATAAGTTGCTAATACAGGAAAAACCGGAAGCAATGTTACCACCATGTCCTGGAATTCCTTACTGCAAAATGTCAAATGAAGATGAAGTGTATGTGAGTAAGTTCCCTTCTCCTTCCAGGCAGAGTAACACTTCAACTGATTTCAGTTCAGAGGCTGGGGAGAACTTAAAATTAGAAGACCAGTTTTGTCAGAGACTGAAAggatataataacaataaaaaacatttagtaGCATTTGCACATTACGAAAAAGAAACACAAGCTCTTTTTATAAAACCAAGTGAAACTTGTGGTGAAAAATGTGCAAAGGTCCTTGAATCACAGTCATCTAAATGTAAAGTTGTGGAAGCTGAGAAAATCTCAAAACCATCCCTCTTCCCAAAAGTATTAAAGAGAGGCAGTCTTAGGCCCAAGGTCCGAAAAGAAAGAGACCGtgtcaataaacaaaaatcactTTACAAGATAGTTAAGATACTACCAACCATAGAACCCAGCACGAGGACTCGGAGGAAATCTGGTCCAAGGACATTACTTCATTGGACTGCCAGAAGAACTATACACGTAATAATGTTTTTCTAACTCTTCTACCTTGTACTTTGCAAAATTCTGTAAATATAAAGGGCACCTCCTCCAGGGTATGacacagaaaaaggaacccttccCTTTGGGAAGATTCTACAGGCTGCTCCAGCCTGGAGCCAGAGCACACAGCCCTGTCTGTGAACACTGGCTGGGTTTCAGCCCCAACCCACCCTGAACCAGTGGCTGTTGTACAGCATTGGCAGAGGGCTGTATACTTTGGAAATGGCTGGCATTTTCTTTTCATGCagatataagtataaatatatagccTTTTTTCAAGTGGCTGAATTTTTGTTTCAGTGAGTAAGGATATTATAATGTGCCAGTTACTTGGCTAAGCATTGGGTATGCAAATTTTACAATCGGATCATGAaccacaaaattttaatttaacttctTTTACCACCACTTCACAGCTGTATTGTGTGCTGACAGACTTGGGAattcaaatctatttttaatattacataAAGCAGGAAGGTAAATCTGCTACTAGATGTTATACAAAGTGttctaaagttttaaaatctaGAAATGGAAGGGCATATCTATTTTAACTTTCTGACCACTATTATCGGTTGGTATGTATAAAGTGATGACCTACAGTTGGGAAACTCGTACATTCTATGATAATTTGATGTATGTAATTCTATCTTTGAATGAGAAAACAGATCTAAGTTCAGAATAGTTGAGTTTCCTTAGTAAATGGATTTTCCTTAGTAAAGCAAAAATGGTTAGCTTTAGTAAATAGTAAAGCAAATTAGTAGTAGGGTAAATATTATACAATcaactttggatttctcttttctATCTAAATTCAGTAGTTTAGTATCAAATGAGTGAGAGTATGTGTGCACTAGGAATAGAAAGAAGGTGGGTTTATAGTCTTTGGAAAAGAAAGACTTGAAGTTCCTTGGAATAGTTAATATCACtttcaaacaaaatgagaaattgtGTTTATGTTATTTGGTAGGAGATCAAATAGGATCTCAGAATCTTTATCCTCAGAGAGGGCAAGGCAGATAGTTTATCTTTAATTCCCTCTGTTAACCCAGAGGTACCTAAACTTTTAGTGACACTAGCAACAGAGAATTGCATGGTAAGAGGGAATTTTTCAGATCATCAGAATGACTTGCTCATATGATTCTCTAAAATCCAAGAATCTCCCAAAGGAATCAAAACAAAAGACTGAGAAGCTGGGTTATAGGAGCATCCAGAAAAATAACCAACGGTGTGGGTATTCATGCACTTCCAGTCACACACTAGCAATCAGTTACTTTTACTGTGAAGCAAAAGTTATATATTACCAATGTAGCAGAAATTAATTCCCTTAATAATGTGGCTTGTTTAATTGCTCTATGTGCAtaagggggaagagagaatgtTTCCTTGCCCTCTGCAAAACCTAGGCAAAAACGTAGAGTCGGTCAAACTtgtctttagagcaggggtttccaaactacagcccgcgggccgcatgcggccccctgaggccatttatccggcccccgccgcacttccagaaggggcacctctttcattggtggtcagtgagaggagcaaagttcccattgaaatactggtcagtttgttgatttaaatttacttgttctttattttaaatattgtatttgttcccgttttgtttttttactttaaaataagatatgtgcagtgcgcatagggatttgttcatagttttttttttttatagtccggccctccaacggtctgagggacagtgaactgaccccctgtgtaaaaagtttggggacccctgctttagagtcttACTACCTCCTGTTTTGTAAATCTTCTCTTTATTGCGGTCTAATTCTTCTCAGTGCTGCTCAACCTCCCCCAACCCTCCAAGCTAATAATCGACTTTCTTTCCAAATGAAGGCAGCCCATTTTTTTGGTGCGGCCATCTGTGACATGTTAAAAGACAAGCTGTTCAAACTTCAAAGGAAACTGGTTTACACTAATCTGAGAATGATTAATAGCTCCGTATCCTCTTATGGGTACtttcatattattataaaatacaaccatattactaaaaatttaaagaaaaaaggaaaacaaagttcaTAACCCCACTACCTTAATGCAGCCATCATTAAAAAAttacagtgctcacaaaaattaggggatatttcaaaatgaatatgaagtgataaaaaaaagaagcatttcattttttttaattaaacaagaacatcagaaaagcaaatgacaagtcaaagaaagttgtttggttatgcaaatgagatgcaaaaccaacttttatttcactggtgaaaatgcaccaaacaaaaggctgaaagtactggagtatctgcatgttccctggtcccctaatttttataagcagtatattttggtgtatatattttagttattttcctGAATACTCTCAAAatacatgcatattttaaaaaattttaatataaacattataacCATATTCTTAGATGctgggctctgtgtgtgtgtgtgtgtattaaagatgtttattactttttaagaaatgaaaatttgggtgatataaaaagtaaaatgtaagaGTCCACAATTTATACTTGGGGTTGGAGAAGCTCTATTTCAGAGAAGAATTATAGACTAAGCTGTCCACATGGCTAAGGATTCCGACCCCCGAGGACAGCTTCCCTAAGTTTATCTAGTTTCAAGTTTTGTATCTTCCACCCCTTTTGAAATAACAGAGCCTTTGAAACAATACTTTTTCTTTAAGCATAATTCCTATAGTAGTTTCTAATTGGAGGCATTGGGTATAGGGTCTGACTTTACCTATAAAACATTTGATGCTCTCATGTTTTGTCTTTAACTTTGGTCCTTATAACtttgaaatattcttttaagATGCCTAACTCACCAACctgatcttttattttaatattaggaTTGTTCGGATAGATTTGAGGATTTACACATGACCTCATTTCAGCATCTTGAAAAAGCGAAATCAAGAGCAAGGCAGTTAGCAAAGAGCCCAGATGCTAGCCACAATTGGTCAAAACACTCCACCAGACCATATACTGCTCCAGAGGTTAACAAACGGCGAGAAGGCTACACTGGAAAATTGACAAGTCCTCGAATGGTTTCAGCGGGGTTAGTTCATTTAAATGATACAATCCCAGATTATGAAATTCATAAAACATGGCCAAAAGATAATTAAGAGAAAATGTTGAAAAACTGTTGGCTCATTTGTGCTGTTATCCAATTGTTAAACAGTTCAGAATGATATTTGAGGCCAACAGTAAGAATATCACTTCTCCAATTAACAAAATGGTTTCGGGATCTATCCTTTTGTGTGATAGAAGTCAGCAACTACATTTCATCTTGTTGGaaccattttgttttaattaaaatgaaaatgaaacattttctcaTGTATGCGTGTTTTTATGAACCTTAGGGAACAAACCCAGAAATACATATTCAACTCATACTGATTAgcaaagtgttttttaaattattttatttatttatttattttagagaagagaaacagagagagagagagagaaggggggaggagcaggaagcatcaacttccatatgtatgatcccatactcaagcctgcaacccagcactcaagctggcaagtctgagctcaagcttgtgaccttgggacctcagcattttatccactgtgcaccaccaGTCAGCAAGGAAttggtttttttagttttcctttatgatatttcattaaattaaataaatttatttaaaaataaatcaaaacatgcCAAATAAATGGCAGcgctgaaatttgaaaaattaaaaattaaaaatctcataATCTTTATTCAAGATTGaattccttaaatatttataaaatgtccaCAATATGCTAAACACTTTGCTAAACACTCGGAATATATTAGTGAAAAAGACAATATTCTCAAGGATTCCAGTCTATTAAGGATATAAGCACAGAAGTGGTTTTAATAGAGTTGTATACACTCTGTTTGGTGAAAGTACTATAGAAGCTCAGAGGATGGCATTTTAGCTAAGGTGAATGTGCTAGCTTGAGTCCTTCAGAAAGCAGACACTGAGATGATTGGACATGAGTGATAGGGCGACTAATGATCTATCTGACCTAATCCCAGGAACTGTGACTGTGGTTCCTTACACGGCAAAGGGACTTTGCAGCTGTGATtaagttaaagatcttgagataagattatcctggattatttgAGTAGTCCCAAAATAATCCCAAGAGTACTTGTGAGAGGCAGGGGGTCAGGGTAGAAAGAGTTGTGATCAGTGAACCAGCGGGTGTAGTTACACTGGCTCGTGAAGCCAGGGAGGCAGgtagcctctagaagctggaaaaggcagcaGACTCTTctccagagcctccagaaggaacataGCCCTGCCTACCCATGTTAAAtgtctgacctccagaactgtaaaataataaatttctgttgtttcagccaCTGAacttatggtaatttgttacaacagTGATAGACAATGCAGCAAGCAAGGAGTGTACGGTGTAAAATTTAAGACACTTTCAGGGTAAGGCTATCAGTCAAGTATAATATctactgtgatggttaattttatctgTCAGTTTGGGCCACAGGGTGACCAGACATTTGGTGAAACATTATTCGGGGTGTTTCTGTGAGGCATTTTTGGACAAAATTAACATCTAAATCTATAGACTAACTATAGCAAATTGCCCTCCTCAATGTGGGTAGACCTCCAGTTCAAGACCTGAGAGAGCAAAAAGGCTGATCCTCCCCAGTAAGAGAATTCCTCTTGTCTGAGTGCCCCAAACTGGGCCATCAGCTTTTTCCTGTCTTTGGATTCAAActgaaacatcagttcttcctgGGTCTTCAGCCTGCCAGCTTTTGGACTGGTACACTATTGGGTTTTTTAGGTCTCCAGCTTGCCCATTCACTTTGTAGAACTTGGGACTTGTTAGCCTCCATAATCATGTGAGGCAATCTCTTATAATAAATGTCCTATTGGTTCTTTTTCTCTAGAGAACCATGATACACTCACAGATCTGAGAGGCACTGTTTAACGATTTCCATAGTCCACCTTTTGCACTATACGTATCAGTGTCCCACAGATTCAGAACTTCCCTATTGTTCCAGTGAGCCTCTCTTGCTGAAGGGAATTTTAGAGTTAGTAGAATCTCTATCCCCCACCACTAGTATGTGATCTCAGGGCCTCAACTGGTactgatctctctctttcctctacctTGGCAGGTCTTTGTGGCTTACTTGATGAAGTgatgtaaacatttatttttattttttttgtatttttccaagtgagaagtggcgggcgacagactcctgcatgcacccaaccgggatacaaccggcatgcccaccaaggggtgatactcagcccatctgggcattgctccaatgcaactggagccattctagcacctgagtggaggccatcgagccatcctcagcacccaggccaactttgctccaatggagccttggctgcggaagggggagagagagagagaaagtagagggggaagagtggagaagcagataggcgcttcttctatgtgccctaggcaagaatcaaacccagaacttccacatgcagggccgatgctctacctctgagccaacc
The sequence above is drawn from the Saccopteryx bilineata isolate mSacBil1 chromosome 5, mSacBil1_pri_phased_curated, whole genome shotgun sequence genome and encodes:
- the C2CD6 gene encoding cation channel sperm-associated targeting subunit tau, coding for MDPARKVARSSNIADSHGGRSHSLFAAPALQRSHQNFLDITHKRGSELPSFHNIQEYSKTPSMFKNQAKEGAGHKLLDMLRKTLHESESKEQDIIPETENLVPFGDVVGCLAVHIRSCRYFTPKINLQHYDNLCIRITINNVVKCTKMRSFLPQNTQNVSNERKTIIKFDDMKYFSVQVPKRQDDVRNNIHLDLIQYDNKEKCAVLLGSVQVHLYEVILKGCFTEEFQMLNKKTFVCRLEVEFMFSYGNFGYGFSHQLKPLQKIVEPSMFMNPEPPPERRDPVTNVIKPQSIEYPAFLSPDLNIAVGIPTSTPQSRQPSVVRLEKLQQQPRERLEKMKKEYRDLPTWREKAMYLEGLFTPEMEPKELKGNNTNAVPESQFEENPEDVTSDIPVISEEAKNIPAELLDNDKKGLTLPTSNQVDEDNLNAISPKSDESTKQRDTPLPTIPTLTITEGDKTVPLEEHHLEAVADRKLDNEHFQPKVKSKAEYPGILKSHSSSSEVAFLQEECIIPSLRSEYIEFKPKYEVSNFNTKDGFDPSLRNVKNKISIKKRNDQDMSRCGNILSEEVIVHEDQDPPYPTHSKTPSPADKTWPLELDITTLNTVDTNIKLASDPTIPTISSLDMKNKLKERLPSISLPNLEGESSLTGNTNVSTCRMSKSLSLTSHIENLKQSMVLKSILSENQQDLSDHLFSKPEVPIDTEARKKSHSSPLLSVHVIPSSSLEDNIFEKIQDLNSGLSKADILNSKSLVNPVIKEISAVSLSEGGPGNYPEVETEFVSEKHLEAGEIAFPMKKKSSFKKKHLESKEYSAQPGSPGIRPDFVIKQIFTAPVFSELETGVEETSETQMNWETLPSNILVHYEESNDKIELPEAKSVISQMIQTFPIETLLESGIIKVIEKEYEESSSLDTEAAFTEEKPEYSTEDYSDIENRTDSLSKQNIFIVPKETASFLSRVEFIDAGQNICPQDSTYQSTPDKKTDLPSNGQRLVREDKSDLCSVLKNLSNLLMGKLNESEVIVLESFFKNVFNVFFKYNQSKERRQPEKELEKLIQNPFPNNTEDLEEIEEHFDKADKLDRKPNLNPKLRVFLEALSESEIKILKSELSKRIQHYLVEKLSESGHITKQDLPKIYQNLYVLNENAEPEGQNVFLEKYSETVKETMSFVNNFNHHFIDKHLEIKLRSFLNEIFPNVFLKNLSGSSLFKETESKPMRSNIYSFRTGSASISFHELRQDISRGSFGRSLEINMKYPLNKSLQKYLLVLSENELLNLKTDLSKYLQRLFIEKLSKSGLITDRQLEGINNHMNLINSSSTPLKCIKPDLSFRDENQLMEKHSEKQTKYSKIVSQATLQKVSEDKVVETELTRKKEKEYFPLKNIKENPSIIKEQKRYPKEGAKTPTIIKAQTSSNKNTQAIPLKKSSEILTDVVLKKQRKEHGFMQLPQAENFDFKTEIQDLRSWCGKSKRTQSNACFERTPKMKFFEKQEHNIYKLLIQEKPEAMLPPCPGIPYCKMSNEDEVYVSKFPSPSRQSNTSTDFSSEAGENLKLEDQFCQRLKGYNNNKKHLVAFAHYEKETQALFIKPSETCGEKCAKVLESQSSKCKVVEAEKISKPSLFPKVLKRGSLRPKVRKERDRVNKQKSLYKIVKILPTIEPSTRTRRKSGPRTLLHWTARRTIHDCSDRFEDLHMTSFQHLEKAKSRARQLAKSPDASHNWSKHSTRPYTAPEVNKRREGYTGKLTSPRMVSAGLVHLNDTIPDYEIHKTWPKDN